In the genome of Vicia villosa cultivar HV-30 ecotype Madison, WI linkage group LG7, Vvil1.0, whole genome shotgun sequence, one region contains:
- the LOC131615755 gene encoding FRIGIDA-like protein 1, which yields MTSSKTISAALKLVDTKKQNLKKAYDDLQSHSSLLSSFPLSWPDLDSHFTTLHNTLSQRFLHLQTLESQLHQNHNDPSSSPSQLPNPNAKNQNFTSIANDPSSSSNPKTHLEALTAFCKNNDGKGLRIYIGDNFKDKGIMKNEIQIAFKSATNPADMVLDAIEGVFVANAVVDGKERWVNKKSFSFLFQQLRVFSPYVSFDVRNKAKRLFNEWKVNVMNDNPNPSWAMAFLQFVAVYGFLSELSLGELAAYAASASATDDLPDLYQILALSDKVQGVIQKLIERSKHILAVKYIFHFKLTDKMPPVPILKAYVDDAQKLGKWLASEGKSINEIKSREIHALKSVIKVIETYNLDSEFPRASIEQRIDELNKQRKVGGKTAAPGFAANPPLLQQQQLSGIKRPLTAAPFGPASVLNNIGSTTSTIHQYQPPHFQPTSLLPEHPNPYTSMPPVPFGMNAPTPTVSSYTVPSTASPYGLDGVSMAPNGNLNQSISHPNASQQPLVIPGYYASMDSNSDLDQGGSGPNPPEPRVIPGYYAPIISSGSLDQGGYHPNPSASGGYGLQHYYGTPYSQ from the exons ATGACATCTTCAAAAACAATCTCAGCAGCTCTCAAACTCGTCGACACCAAAAAACAAAATCTCAAAAAAGCATACGATGATCTTCAATCCCATTCCTCTCTCCTCTCTTCCTTCCCCCTCTCATGGCCAGACCTCGATTCCCACTTCACCACCCTCCACAACACTCTCTCTCAACGCTTCCTCCATCTCCAAACCCTAGAATCACAGTTACATCAAAACCACAATGACCCTTCATCTTCCCCTTCTCAATTACCTAACCCAAAtgctaaaaatcaaaactttacaTCAATCGCTAATGACCCATCTTCGTCTTCTAACCCTAAAACTCACTTGGAAGCATTGACTGCTTTTTGTAAGAACAATGATGGAAAAGGGTTGAGGATTTACATAGGGGATAATTTTAAGGATAAGGGGATAATGAAAAATGAAATTCAGATTGCGTTCAAATCTGCGACTAATCCTGCTGACATGGTGCTTGATGCAATTGAGGGTGTTTTTGTTGCAAATGCAGTGGTTGATGGAAAAGAACGTTGGGTTAATAAAAAAAGTTTCAGTTTTTTGTTTCAACAGTTGAGGGTTTTTAGTCCATATGTTAGTTTTGATGTTAGGAACAAAGCTAAGAGGCTGTTTAATGAGTGGAAGGTAAACGTGATGAATGATAATCCTAATCCCAGTTGGGCTATGGCTTTTTTGCAATTTGTTGCTGTTTATGGTTTTCTATCTGAATTGAGTCTGGGTGAGCTTGCTGCATATGCCGCTTCTGCTTCTGCTACTGATGACCTTCCTGACCTGTATCAGATTCTTGCTTTGTCAGATAAAGTTCAAG GTGTTATTCAGAAACTTATTGAAAGAAGCAAACATATTTTGGCTGTCAAGTATATTTTTCACTTCAAACTTACCGATAAGATGCCACCAGTTCCCATTTTGAAAGCTTACGTGGATGATGCACAAAAACTCGGTAAATGGCTTGCCTCCGAGGGAAAGTCAATT AATGAGATCAAATCTAGAGAAATCCATGCACTGAAATCAGTGATTAAGGTTATTGAGACTTATAATCTTGATTCTGAGTTTCCGCGTGCAAGCATTGAACAACGTATAGATGAATTGAATAAACAGCGCAAGGTTGGTGGAAAAACTGCTGCTCCAGGTTTTGCTGCAAATCCTCctcttcttcaacaacaacaactaagtgGAATCAAGCGTCCTCTAACCGCTGCTCCATTCGGTCCTGCATCCGTCCTTAATAATATCGGCAGCACCACATCAACCATACACCAATACCAACCACCTCATTTCCAGCCCACAAGTTTGTTGCCGGAACATCCAAATCCATACACGAGCATGCCACCAGTGCCGTTTGGCATGAACGCACCGACACCAACTGTCTCCTCCTATACAGTTCCTTCAACCGCGTCCCCTTATGGTCTTGATGGTGTCTCAATGGCTCCCAATGGAAACCTGAATCAATCTATTTCTCATCCGAATGCATCACAACAACCACTAGTCATTCCGGGTTATTATGCCTCAATGGATTCCAACAGCGACCTCGATCAAGGTGGTTCTGGTCCCAACCCGCCCGAGCCCCGAGTTATTCCGGGTTATTACGCCCCAATAATTTCCAGTGGCAGTCTCGATCAAGGTGGTTATCATCCAAATCCGTCTGCTTCTGGTGGCTATGGTTTGCAACATTATTACGGAACACCTTATTCTCAATAG